CGGTGCCACCGTCGTCAAACTGGTCCGCGACTACCGGTCCACTCCCCAGGTCGTCCACCTCGCCAACGGGCTGCTCGCCCAGGCGCGGGGCCGGGCCGCCGACCACCGCCTGGAGCTCGTCTCCCAGCGCGCCCCCGGACCCGAGCCGGTCTACGCCGAGTACACCGACGAGCCCACCGAGGCGGAAGGCGCGGCCCGCCGGATCCGCGAACTCATCGACTCGGGAGTCCCGGCCTCCGAGATCGCCATCCTCTTCCGCACGAACGCGCAGTCCGAGACCTACGAGCAGGCCCTCGCCGACGCCGCAGTGCCCTACCAGCTGCGTGGCGCCGAGCGGTTCTTCGACCGCCCGGAGGTGCGCAAGGCGAGCATCGCCCTGCGCGGCGCGGCCCGCTTCGGCGGCAACGACTCCCTCCTGGACGACGTCGTCGACCTTCCCTCCCAGGTGCGCGCCGTGCTGTCGGGAGAGGGCTGGACAACGCAGCCACCGGCCGGCTCCGGTGCCGTGAGAGAGCGCTGGGAGTCCCTGGCCGCCCTGGTGAACCTCGCCCAGGACTTCGCCGCCGCCAAACCGGGCGCCACCCTGGCGGACCTCGTCGCCGAACTCGACGAACGGGCGAACGCGCAGCACGCTCCCACCGTGCAGGGCGTCACCCTCGCCTCCCTGCACTCGGCCAAGGGCCTGGAGTGGGACGTCGTCTTCCTGGTCGGCGTCGCCGAGGGAATGATGCCGATCACCTACGCGAAGACCGACGAACAGATCGAGGAGGAGCGCCGCCTCCTCTATGTCGGCGTCACCCGCGCGCGAGAACACCTCCATGTCTCCTGGGCGCTCTCCCGCTCACCCGGCGGACGTCCCAGCCGTCGGCCCAGCCGCTTCCTCGACGGGCTGCGCCCCGGCTCGACGGCCACCACGGGTCGCACCGCCGCCGGCGGAGCGGGCGGAATCGAGCGTGGAATCCCCGGAACCAGGGGGTCCGCCCCGAAACGGGCTCAGCGAGTCCCCGCCCGCTGCCGAGTCTGCGGCCGCACGCTGACCGACCCGGGCGAGATGAAGCTGATGCGGTGCGACGACTGCCCCTCCGACATGAACGAGGGCCTGTACGAGCGGCTCCGCGAGTGGCGCGCCGACCAGGCGCGCGGCAGCGGCCAGCCCGCCTTCTGCGTGTTCACGGACAGGACTCTGATGGCGATCGCCGAGTCCGCCCCCGACGACGAGCGGGAGCTCGCTCGCATCCCGGGCGTCGGGATGCGCAAGCTCACCCGCTACGGCGCCGATGTACTGGCCATCTGCGCAGGCCAGTCGCCGGCGGAGAGCACAGATCAGGACTGACACGAACTCGTCGAAAAAATAGTTTGCGCATGCCCCAGCAATCCCCATAGGTTCTTAGGCACGAGAGCAGCGGCCTTCTCGGAGGCCCTGATTCCGTGTTGTACTTGCATATCCGTCGGACTGGTTCACCCAGTCCCCCGAGACGCCGAGAGGAGGCGAGTCCAGTGATCAGCATCTACACCAGCTCCGTCAGCATCGTGAAAATGACCGATCGCTCGGCCGTCTCCGCGTGCATGCTCGGCGTTTCGAACCTGGGCACCGGTCTGTCCGGCATTCGTGCCGTCCGTCCGGCCTCCGCCTCCGTTGCCCCCACGGGCCTTCCCGTCCGTGAGCGCAATGAGCGACCGACCAAGGCACTGGAAGCGGCAGTAGCGGCACAGGCGAAGGCCGCCTATGCCTTTACGGCGACCGGTGCCGGATTCCGGAAGCAGACGACGCAGCACCACCAGATGTGGGCCTTCCGTGGGCCAGAACCCTGGAGTGATCCAGCCTGATCGCCGATCAGGCCGGCGCCTTCAGGGCCGCGGAACCCCATCCGGGATCCGCGGCCCTTCTGTTTGTCCCTGAACAGGGATGACGGACCGAAGGCGCCTCGGGACAAGACAAGAACCCGGTACCACCACCCCCGGCCAACAGGCCGGAACGACCAGACGAGGAAGACGAACCGTGCAACTCGAAGCGCACGCCCCGTCCGTACCGCCTTCCGACACGATCCCCAAGCCTGGCTCCACGGAGGACCCCGCCTTGACTCCGCTCACCGCGCTCACCGCGCTCGACGACGCCATCGAGAACCTCGGCGTACCCGTCCCGTGCCGCTCCTACGACCCGGAGGTCTTCTTCGCCGAGTCGCCCGCGGACGTCGAGTACGCCAAGGCCCTCTGCCGCACCTGCCCGCTGGTCGAGGCCTGCCTCGCCGGTGCCAAGGAGCGGCGTGAGCCCTGGGGCGTCTGGGGTGGCGAGCTCTTCGTCCAGGGTGTCGTCGTCGCCCGGAAGCGGCCGCGTGGCCGCCCGCGCAAGAACCCGGTCACAGCATGAACACCGCAGGAACGATCGACCGCCCCCTCACGCACGACCCCCAGAAGCAGGCCCCGATGAAGCCGTCCACTGACGAGCCCGCAGGCTCCGCAACCCAAGACTTCACCATCAGCGGCGCGAAGGACTCGCGTCAGAACAGGACCCGAGAGATGCAACTCATTCCAGAAGCCATGGCTCGTGCGCATATGCACGAGCGACTGCAAGAGGCGGAGCGGGATCGCCAGGCCGTGCGTCTGGCGACCGCCCGCCGGATGCAGCGCAGGGCGGAACGCGCGTCGCTGCGTGCCCGCCGGGCGCTCGCCATGGCGGTCATGCAGTAACCCGCCGCACCTGAAGCGGGGCCTCCCGGCCAGGGAGGCCGCGCTGCCGCCACCGAAGCTCTCACCGCGGGGGCCGGTCCGTGCCGAACGGACCGGCCCCGTGCTGCGTTGTACCGACCGGGCGCGGAGATATCGTCGCCGGGTGACGAGTCCTTCAGGAGGCAGCGACGACGGCTCCGCCACGGAGCCGCGGCGCTTTGTCTGCGCCCGCTGCGGCACATCGGCCCAAGTCCTGACCGAAGGTCCACCACTCACCTGGACGTACTCCGTGGAGGACGGCGCCCGCCACTACTACTGCGAGACCTGCTCCCGGGAGAACCTCAGGTCCATCGAGGGGCGCCTGGACTCGGACTGGTGGTGAAGCCCGCGACCGGGGCTCACGCCTCCGCCACCGCCTGGCCGTCCACCGGGTCCTCCGGTACGAACCCCGGCAGCCACTCCTCCAGCTCCTCGCGCAGCCGCACCGTCGCCCCCAGCTGACAGAGCACGCCGATCGTGCTCAGTGTCACCCGGTGGATCAACAGATAGGACGGGGGCAGGTTGAGCTGCTTGGCGAGCTGGTAGGCGGGGGAGCGGGGGTCGGCGACACGAGCCGCCTGGCTGCGCATCCAGCCCCGGGTGAAGGTGAACTCCTCGACCTGGGCCGGTTCGATGATCGGCAGCAGGTAGTCCATGACGGCGTCAGGGTCCAGCTCTATGGTCTCCTTGACGAACCCTTCCGCGCACAGGAGCTCGTAGACCGCCTCGGCCTCCCCGTCGAGGGTCATCCGCAGGGACTCGCCGATGGTAGCCGGCAGGCCGCCCGGGAGGCGGTCGACCGTGCCGAAGTCCAGGACACCCAGGCGCCAGTCGTCCTCGCCCTCCGGGCCGCCGGGCAGGAGCCGGAAGTTGCCCGGGTGGGGATCGGCGTGCAGCAGGCCCGTGCGGGCAGGGCCGGAGAACAGGAAGCGGGCCAGGAGCTGACCGGCCCGGTCGCGCTGCTCCTCGGTGCCGTCCGAGATGATCTCCGACAGCGGGACGCCGTCCATCCACTCGGTGACCAGGACCTGGTCGGACTGGTGGACCACCTGCGGCACGACCACGTCCGGGTCGTCCGTGAACTCCTCCGCGTGGGCCTGCTGGGCCTGGGCCTCCAGGCCGTAGTCCAGCTCCTCCGAGACGCGGTCCTTCAGCTCCGCGATCAGCGGCTTGATGTCCATGCCGGGGATCAGCGGACCGAGCAGACGCGAGAAGCGGCTCAGCTGATTCAGATCAGACAGCAGGGCCTCGCCGGCGCCCGGGTACTGCACCTTGACCGCCACCTCGCGGCCGTCGTGCCACACCCCTCGGTGGACCTGGCCGATCGAGGCCGCCGCGGCGGGCTTGTCCTCGAACTCCAGGAACAGCTCCTGCCAGCCCTTGCCGAGCCGCTCCTCCAGCACCGCGTGCACGGTGCGGGTCGGCATGGGCGGCGCTGCCTCCTGGAGCTTGGTCAGCGCGGCCCGGTAGGGGCCGGCCACCTCCTCGGGCAGCGCGGACTCGAAGACGGACAGGGCCTGGCCGAACTTCATCGCACCGCCCTTGAGCTCGCCGAGCACCTTGAACAGCTGCTCCGCCGTGCGCTGTTGGAGTTCCCGGCCGACGAGCTCGGCGGACTCGCCGACGATCCGCTTGCCGAATCCCCATGTCGCCCGCCCGGCGATGCCGAGCGGGAGCGCGGCGAGCTTGGCGGTCCGGGTAACCGCCTTCCGGGGAAGATCAGACATGCGCCCTCCAAGTCCCAGCCGGCCGCTCCGCCTCTGCCTCACGGCACTGCTCCGACGGCCGTTGCACCGCCATTGTCTCCTTCCACTCCCCGTCCTCGGAGAGGTGCTCCCCTTTTCCTCTCTCCGCAGCAGCGCAGGGGCATGCCGGATGCGCCCGGACCGGCCGCGCATGCCAGTGCAGACCGGGGACGGAGACCTCCCAACGTGCCCCGGCGCTGGACGGAACCCGGCCGTCCAGGAAGGCCAGCGCATGAGCGGCCGCCAGCCCGGCCACGGTCGTGGCCAGCGTCAGGTCGCAGGGCCGCACCTGCCGCTGCCTGCCGGAGCGCCACTGGGCGACCAGACGAGGCCAGGTCGGGTCGCGGTCGGTGCGGCCCTCGTGCAGACAGCCCGCGCAGCCCGTTTCCCCGGGCAGGACGAGAGGGCCGACCACGCCGGTGCCCTCCACGACACCGGCGTACAGATGGGGTGTCCCGGACGCCATGAGCGGCTCGGCGGCGGCCGGGTCGGGCGCATGTACGGCGACATCGTCCCGTGGGGCGAGGATCACCAGCGAAAATCCCGGGTCGCCCTCCTTCGCGGATGCGTCGGCCGGTGCGCGGCGCGGCGGCCGGTCCGGGGCCGCCCGGCGCACGGCACTGCGGGCCGACTCGTCCCTGCGGTCGCCGACGGATTCCGCGGGGAGCCCACCCGGCGCGACGTCCCACGGCTCCACACGGCCACCGTCGAGAACGTCCACCTCGCCCACGCCGGCCCCGGCCAGGAGCGAGGCCAGCACGGCACCGACCCGGCCCGCGCCGCGCACCTGCACGCGCTGCGAGCGCCGGGCCGCCAGCTGCCCGATCGCGTCGCCGGGCGCCGAGGTCGTCAGGGAGAGTGCGGCCAGGTCGGGCCGCAGCCGGTCGAGCACCTCCTTCTTCTTCCTCAGGGCGTCGGCGGCCGGGCCGCCGCCCCGGGCGTCGTCCAGCAGCCCGGCTCGCGCGAGCCCCCGCACCAGCCCGTCGACATGACCGTCGGGCAGATCCATGCGGCGTCCCTCCTCGCGCAGGAGCTCCAGCCCTCGCGTGCCGTTCAGCAGCTCGAGGAAGCTGCCCGTCGCCAGGTCCATCGGGCCGAGCGTCATCGCATGCGCCGGTGTCATCCCGAACTGCACGGTCTTGAGGTCGCGCCAGCCACGCCTGAGCGCGGGTTTCACCATCGGATGCATGACAGGCCCCCGTATGCCGTAGATCGTCCCCGTTTGCCGGTGGAGCGAGGGCGCGGGCGTTGGCTGGTCACGCCCAGGCCGTTGCCCAGCACGGCCCGAGCGCAGGCCGAGCCCGTGCGCAGGCCGAGCCCGAGTGCGGGCACGGCCCCTGGTCCCGGACCGGCCCCGCCGTCGCTTCGCCGACGAGATCCAGCATGCCCAAAACCACCACCGGCTGCCGAAAGTTGTCCACAGGCACGGGCATTCGTCGTACAAATCCGGCGCCCGGTGGGAGCGGTGGCACCGAACCGTCCCGGAGCCGGGACTTCCCCGTGTGCAGCGGGTAACGTCGGGGCGTGCCCGCCGACCCACTGCACCGCGCCGGAACCGCACAGCGCAGCACGACGAGCCAGCCGCCGAGCGGCTCGGGGGCGAGCGCGATCGAGGTCCGCAGGAGCGCCCGCCGACGCAGAACGGTCTCCGCGTACCGCGAGGGCGATCGCACCGTAGTGCTCATCCCCGCCCGGATGTCCGAGGCGGAGGAGCAGCGCTGGGTGAACGTCATGCTCGACAAGCTGGCCGCCCAGGAGAGCAAGCGGGCCCTCGGCGACGCCGAGCTGGCCGAGCGTGCCCGGCTTCTTTCGGACCAGTACTTCGACGGGCGGGCCCGGCCCGCGTCGGTGCGCTGGGTGACCAACCAGAACACGCGCTGGGGGTCCTGCACCCCTTCAGAGGGCAGCATCCGCCTGTCGCACCGCCTCCAGGGCATGCCCGAGTACGTCGTCGACTACGTCCTCCTCCACGAACTCGCCCATCTGCTCGTCCCCGGACACGGACCCCGCTTCTGGGAACTCCTGGAGGCCTATCCGCGCACCGAGCGGGCCCGGGGATACCTCGAAGGCGTGGTCGCCGCCGAGCGGTTGCCCCATGTGCCCGGCGCGCGGGGTGAGAGCCCCGCGGGGTGACCGACCGCTTTCCGTGAGCGAACAGCCGATACGGCTGAGCGAGCGTTGTGTACCGGCTCTGTACCGACCTCGTCCGGTGTCCGAGTTTGCCGTTAGCCTGGCGCGACGCACTCACGTTCTGGATGGGGGACGGTCGTTACGCATGGCCAGGGAATTCCAACGCGGCCACAAGGCCAGGATCAGTGACCTCACCGCGGGCACCGATCTGTACGTAGGTGTACAGATCGCCGGCCCCGGGTTGAGCTTCGACATCAGCTGCTTCGGCCTCGACGTCGACGAACGGCTCTCGGACGACCGGTACTTCGTCTTCTTCAACCAGCCGAAGTCCCCCGAGGAGTCCATTCAGCTCCTGGGCGCCCAGGCGGGCGACACGGAGTCCTTCCGGGTGACGCTCGACCGGATCCCCTCGCAGATCCAGAAGCTGTCCTTCACGGCGACGATCGACGGCGCCGGCCAGATGTCGCAGATCGCCTCCGGCTACATCCGCATCGTCGCGGGCGGCGAGGAGGTGGCGCGCTACTCCTTCAACGGCTCGGAGTTCTCCACCGAACGGGCCGTGATGCTGGGCGACTTCTACCTCAAGGACGTCTGGCGGTTCGCCGCCGTCGGGCAGGGCTTCGACGGCGGTCTGGACGCGCTGCTGCAGAACTTCGGCGGTGAGGTGGCCGAAGAGGAGGCGCCCGCCCCCGCCCCCGCCCCCGCCCCGCAGCAGCCGCAGGCCGGCGCAGCCCCGGGCTTCGCCCCGCCCGCGTTCGGAGTCCCCGGAACTCCGGAAGCAGCCCCGGCCCCCGCGCCGGCGGCGCCTGCGGCTCCCGCGCCCCAGCCCGCCGCGCAGGGCTTCGCGCCCCCGCCCGGCCCCACCCCGCCGCCGGCCCCGGCGCCCACGCCCCAGGTGCATGCCGCCCCGACCATCGTCGCGCCCCTGAACACCCCGCCCGGTGGCTCACCGGTGCCGCCCCCGGCCCCGGCACCCGCGCCGTACGGCCAGCCGGGTCAGCAGCCGGCGCCGTACGGCCAGGTCCCCGGTCAGACGGCCCCGCCGCCTCCTGGTTACGGCCAGCCCCAGGCGCCCCACACCCCGGCCCCGCCGCCCGGTTACGGCGAGCCCACGCCGCCCCCGGGCTACGGC
This is a stretch of genomic DNA from Streptomyces hawaiiensis. It encodes these proteins:
- a CDS encoding ATP-dependent DNA helicase UvrD2 — encoded protein: MTAATHSTLFPQVPDSADAVLDGLDPEQREVATALHGPVCVLAGAGTGKTRAITHRIAYGVRAGVLHPSSVLAVTFTNRAAGEMRGRLRQLGAAGVQARTFHSAALRQLQYFWPKAIGGSLPRLVDRKIQLVADAAAACRIRLDRGELRDVTAEIEWSKVTQTVPADYAPAAAKAGRESPRDPAEIAQLYAAYEDVKRERSVIDFEDVLLLTVAVLQDRHDIAEQIRAQYQHFVVDEYQDVSPLQQRLLDLWLGERDSLCVVGDASQTIYSFTGATPDHLLDFRTRHPGATVVKLVRDYRSTPQVVHLANGLLAQARGRAADHRLELVSQRAPGPEPVYAEYTDEPTEAEGAARRIRELIDSGVPASEIAILFRTNAQSETYEQALADAAVPYQLRGAERFFDRPEVRKASIALRGAARFGGNDSLLDDVVDLPSQVRAVLSGEGWTTQPPAGSGAVRERWESLAALVNLAQDFAAAKPGATLADLVAELDERANAQHAPTVQGVTLASLHSAKGLEWDVVFLVGVAEGMMPITYAKTDEQIEEERRLLYVGVTRAREHLHVSWALSRSPGGRPSRRPSRFLDGLRPGSTATTGRTAAGGAGGIERGIPGTRGSAPKRAQRVPARCRVCGRTLTDPGEMKLMRCDDCPSDMNEGLYERLREWRADQARGSGQPAFCVFTDRTLMAIAESAPDDERELARIPGVGMRKLTRYGADVLAICAGQSPAESTDQD
- a CDS encoding WhiB family transcriptional regulator — encoded protein: MQLEAHAPSVPPSDTIPKPGSTEDPALTPLTALTALDDAIENLGVPVPCRSYDPEVFFAESPADVEYAKALCRTCPLVEACLAGAKERREPWGVWGGELFVQGVVVARKRPRGRPRKNPVTA
- a CDS encoding ABC1 kinase family protein, translated to MSDLPRKAVTRTAKLAALPLGIAGRATWGFGKRIVGESAELVGRELQQRTAEQLFKVLGELKGGAMKFGQALSVFESALPEEVAGPYRAALTKLQEAAPPMPTRTVHAVLEERLGKGWQELFLEFEDKPAAAASIGQVHRGVWHDGREVAVKVQYPGAGEALLSDLNQLSRFSRLLGPLIPGMDIKPLIAELKDRVSEELDYGLEAQAQQAHAEEFTDDPDVVVPQVVHQSDQVLVTEWMDGVPLSEIISDGTEEQRDRAGQLLARFLFSGPARTGLLHADPHPGNFRLLPGGPEGEDDWRLGVLDFGTVDRLPGGLPATIGESLRMTLDGEAEAVYELLCAEGFVKETIELDPDAVMDYLLPIIEPAQVEEFTFTRGWMRSQAARVADPRSPAYQLAKQLNLPPSYLLIHRVTLSTIGVLCQLGATVRLREELEEWLPGFVPEDPVDGQAVAEA
- a CDS encoding ThiF family adenylyltransferase translates to MHPMVKPALRRGWRDLKTVQFGMTPAHAMTLGPMDLATGSFLELLNGTRGLELLREEGRRMDLPDGHVDGLVRGLARAGLLDDARGGGPAADALRKKKEVLDRLRPDLAALSLTTSAPGDAIGQLAARRSQRVQVRGAGRVGAVLASLLAGAGVGEVDVLDGGRVEPWDVAPGGLPAESVGDRRDESARSAVRRAAPDRPPRRAPADASAKEGDPGFSLVILAPRDDVAVHAPDPAAAEPLMASGTPHLYAGVVEGTGVVGPLVLPGETGCAGCLHEGRTDRDPTWPRLVAQWRSGRQRQVRPCDLTLATTVAGLAAAHALAFLDGRVPSSAGARWEVSVPGLHWHARPVRAHPACPCAAAERGKGEHLSEDGEWKETMAVQRPSEQCREAEAERPAGTWRAHV
- a CDS encoding M48 family metallopeptidase, with the protein product MPADPLHRAGTAQRSTTSQPPSGSGASAIEVRRSARRRRTVSAYREGDRTVVLIPARMSEAEEQRWVNVMLDKLAAQESKRALGDAELAERARLLSDQYFDGRARPASVRWVTNQNTRWGSCTPSEGSIRLSHRLQGMPEYVVDYVLLHELAHLLVPGHGPRFWELLEAYPRTERARGYLEGVVAAERLPHVPGARGESPAG
- a CDS encoding TerD family protein; protein product: MAREFQRGHKARISDLTAGTDLYVGVQIAGPGLSFDISCFGLDVDERLSDDRYFVFFNQPKSPEESIQLLGAQAGDTESFRVTLDRIPSQIQKLSFTATIDGAGQMSQIASGYIRIVAGGEEVARYSFNGSEFSTERAVMLGDFYLKDVWRFAAVGQGFDGGLDALLQNFGGEVAEEEAPAPAPAPAPQQPQAGAAPGFAPPAFGVPGTPEAAPAPAPAAPAAPAPQPAAQGFAPPPGPTPPPAPAPTPQVHAAPTIVAPLNTPPGGSPVPPPAPAPAPYGQPGQQPAPYGQVPGQTAPPPPGYGQPQAPHTPAPPPGYGEPTPPPGYGQQQPPFGQAPYGAPQGVPQGAPQGPGVSAALQQFKETPTGQRWTQQNKKLVRVDLGIGGQPVLARQGSMVLYQGKVDFSYKGAGFSGRIVGNATGQEMQLMRCTGQGQVFLAENSTMLHPLELQGDAVCVSAENVLAFDESLQYEVRRIEGHGIPGGALFTMQFQGTGTIVVKTHGTPVVLPVTPTTFADCNAVVAWSAAAQVVVSSQVRMRRNAYPGDTGESVNLQFRGAPGNFIVVQPYEV